One genomic segment of Tachyglossus aculeatus isolate mTacAcu1 chromosome 17, mTacAcu1.pri, whole genome shotgun sequence includes these proteins:
- the ITPRIPL1 gene encoding inositol 1,4,5-trisphosphate receptor-interacting protein-like 1 translates to MRTASMALVGLLFLAVMAIVQRPLMVSDRLDVDTLARCRRLEKLSNREMRRLEREFEERRRPLPPPPGGAPGMPGKDGGGAGGRAPRTGDRAGKVSGWILSNLGNLGLLGLFLLFEVVRQNLQHGASFDAGSSDEDDGEEEDDDDGRGGEVEAAAATEPRLPEGLGSWLGDLPSSEALAGFLEQRLEASSRVRPGTCEFVESFVDDLLDACRGLAGREALLQLEDCLGLGAAYERWGPLRGPPRLRVLVPLLPPPGRALVPEPRVRPGAGRVAVGPECQCERREVPGDVLCLLHRPGAGPGPSPLEATLCSGRHLDRLKTVRWFSRLVAEAWARVAHKYDFGLSVLAPTTCCRLRLGYRSGRRLDVSVVLGVQWDESLVYLASREDGPAEGPEPPSGLDWPESCAACEQIFLKLVGRCAPPESCHLRCLQVLDWLRDPPGGSRPGPPVLTPYHLKTALMHQLLLLPLSAWKPELLSQRVRDVLSCLARGLRERRLPHFWTGNDRLPLTVPVPEALRGARPLNLFGHLERDPRLLARAVLEFRDLVGRVKAAGLRPPARDA, encoded by the coding sequence ATGCGGACGGCCTCCATGGCTTTGGTGGGCCTCCTGTTCCTGGCCGTGATGGCCATCGTGCAGCGGCCCTTGATGGTCAGTGACAGGTTGGACGTGGACACCCTGGCCCGGTGCCGCCGGCTGGAGAAGTTGAGCAACCGGGAGATGAGGCGGCTGGAGCGGGAGTTCGAGGAGCGACGGCGGCCGCTCCCTCCGCCGCCGGGAGGTGCCCCGGGGATGCCCGGGAAGGATGGCGGCGGTGCCGGCGGACGGGCGCCCCGGACGGGTGACCGGGCCGGGAAGGTGTCCGGCTGGATCCTGAGCAACCTGGGGAACCTGGGCCTCTTGGGCCTCTTCCTGCTCTTCGAGGTCGTGCGGCAGAACCTGCAGCACGGAGCGTCCTTCGACGCGGGCAGCAGCGACGAGgacgacggggaggaggaggacgacgacgacggccggggaggggaggtcgaggcggcggcggcgacggagCCGAGGCTCCCCGAGGGCCTCGGCAGCTGGCTGGGGGACTTGCCCAGCAGCGAGGCCCTGGCCGGCTTCCTGGAGCAGCGCCTCGAGGCCTCCTCCCGGGTCCGGCCCGGCACCTGCGAGTTCGTGGAGAGCTTCGTGGACGACCTGCTGGACGCCTGCCGGGGGCTGGCCGGCCGGGAAGCGCTCCTGCAGCTGGAGGActgcctggggctgggggcggcctACGAGCGGTGGGGCCCCCTGCGGGGCCCGCCCCGGCTGCGGGTGCTGGTGCCCCTGCTGCCCCCGCCGGGCAGGGCCCTGGTCCCGGAGCCGCGGGTCCGGCCGGGCGCCGGCCGCGTCGCCGTGGGGCCGGAGTGCCAGTGCGAGCGCCGGGAGGTCCCGGGGGACGTGCTGTGCCTGCTGCaccggccgggggccgggccgggcccctcgCCGCTGGAGGCCACCCTCTGCAGCGGCCGCCACCTGGACCGGCTGAAGACCGTGCGCTGGTTCAGCCGCCTGGTGGCTGAGGCCTGGGCCCGGGTGGCCCACAAGTACGACTTCGGCCTCAGCGTCCTGGCCCCGACCACCTGCTGCCGGCTGCGGCTGGGCTACCGCTCGGGCCGCCGCCTGGACGTCAGCGTGGTCCTGGGCGTGCAGTGGGACGAGTCCCTGGTCTACCTGGCCAGCCGGGAGGACGGGCCGGCGGAGGGGCCGGAGCCCCCGAGCGGGCTGGACTGGCCCGAGTCCTGCGCCGCCTGCGAGCAGATCTTCCTCAAGCTGGTGGGCCGCTGCGCCCCGCCGGAGTCCTGCCACCTCCGCTGCCTGCAGGTCCTCGACTGGCTCCGGGACCcgccggggggctcccggcccggcccgcccgtcCTCACGCCCTACCACTTGAAGACGGCCCTCATGCACCAgctgctgctcctgcccctgTCCGCCTGGAAGCCCGAGCTGCTGTCCCAGCGGGTGCGGGACGTCCTCTCCTGCCTGGCCCGCGGCCTGCGGGAGCGCCGCCTGCCGCACTTCTGGACGGGCAACGACCGCCTGCCCCTCACGGTCCCCGTCCCCGAGGCCCTGCGCGGCGCCCGGCCCCTCAATCTCTTCGGACACCTGGAGCGGGACCCCCGGCTCCTCGCGCGGGCCGTCCTCGAGTTCCGGGACCTCGTCGGCCGGGTGAAGGCCGCGggcctccgcccgcccgcccgggacGCGTGA